In Ureibacillus thermophilus, the genomic stretch CCACCCAGTATGTAGCCTTTGAGCGAATATTTGGATTGCGCATTTCATCCCATTCAATTTGAGTCACATAAATATTAGCATTTGGAAAAGTGGAGACTAATTTGTCCCCCTCATATTTCGTTAATCCACTGGCATGATCAAAATGCATATGGGTCATTAATACCCCATCAATATCGCTTGTTGTTAATCCGAGTTTTTGCAAGCTTTCATCCAGATTAGAAAGCTCCGTTACCCCATAATTGCGAATTTGCTTTTCATTTAATTTATTGCCAATGCCGCTGTCAATCAAATAATTTCTTCCATTGTACTGAATCAAAATCGGTTCACAAGATAATTCGATTTGATTCTTTTCATTGGCTGGGTATTTCCGCGACCATAATGGTTTTGGTACAACTCCAAACATCGCACCCCCATCTAGACCAGTCACTCCGCCGTCTAGCCATGTTAATGTCATATCGTGAAATTGTAATTGATCCATTATTTCTCCCCCCTAAATATATATCTATATCAATTGAAACTTCTCCCTTCTGAAGGGAAGAGTTTCAATGAATAGCACCCTTATTTCTTTGGAAATTTTGCTTCTAAACGGTAAATTGGCTGTCCCATTGCTGAGAACTTTTCTTCATATTCTGTTCGGATATTATCTTCCGGTTCATTGGCATGCAAATCTAAAGAAACGTATTGGAGCACCATGCCATATTGGGACATGGAAACCAATGAATATTCAAAAAGCCCGCGATTATCCGTTTTAAAGTGGATTTCCCCTTCATCCACTAAAATCGATTCATAAATTTTTAAAAATCTCTCATGAGTAAGTCTCCGTTTGGCATGGCGCTTTTTCGGCCACGGATCGGAGAAATTTAAATAAATGCGTTGAACTTCGTTTTTTTTGAAAAACTTCTCTAATTCTTCTGCATTGATTTTTAATAATCTTAAGTTTGGAGGTGACCCCGCTTCCAACGCTTTTTCCAATGCTTTTACGATGACTTTATCATATAATTCGATTCCAATGTAATTAATTTCTGGATTTGCTTGAGCCATGCCAACAATAAACTGGCCTTTGCCCGATCCGACTTCGATATGAAGAGGATGATTATTTCCAAAAAGTTCATTCCATTTTCCTTTATAATTTTCTGGATTTTGGATGATTATTTCAGGATGTTGTTCAATAAATTCCTTAGCCCAA encodes the following:
- a CDS encoding YtnP family quorum-quenching lactonase, which produces MDQLQFHDMTLTWLDGGVTGLDGGAMFGVVPKPLWSRKYPANEKNQIELSCEPILIQYNGRNYLIDSGIGNKLNEKQIRNYGVTELSNLDESLQKLGLTTSDIDGVLMTHMHFDHASGLTKYEGDKLVSTFPNANIYVTQIEWDEMRNPNIRSKATYWVENWEPIQDQVVTFKDSIEIVPGIEMIHTGGHSDGHAIILLKQKGETLIHMADLMPTHAHQNPLWVMAYDDYPMTSIFAKEKILKEAYAGGYKFIFYHDAYYRMVQWDENGKEIIDSLKRGKEAKISIPVK
- the trmB gene encoding tRNA (guanosine(46)-N7)-methyltransferase TrmB yields the protein MRMRNKPWAKEFIEQHPEIIIQNPENYKGKWNELFGNNHPLHIEVGSGKGQFIVGMAQANPEINYIGIELYDKVIVKALEKALEAGSPPNLRLLKINAEELEKFFKKNEVQRIYLNFSDPWPKKRHAKRRLTHERFLKIYESILVDEGEIHFKTDNRGLFEYSLVSMSQYGMVLQYVSLDLHANEPEDNIRTEYEEKFSAMGQPIYRLEAKFPKK